The following coding sequences are from one Myxococcales bacterium window:
- a CDS encoding ThiF family adenylyltransferase, protein MVAVVRSEEGTLARLRVDRADRAWLHERGGTGLSGGLASAHVVLLGCGSLGAGVAGLLARAGVGKLTLIDPDTLSWDNVARHALGGDSIGRPKALAVAASLRSHLPTTPEVVGLAERWQEVAARSPDRLEADVIVSTMAAWPDELALAEWLRPRKTPLVLGWLEPEAAAAHAMLSNPGCLACSFWPSGAFRHPVALPTKSSARLADGCHEHYLPYGYVDVVAAQALVTRLVIDVIERKVTRSTHVAWVPTPRELEALGAEASRDTRDSHVGALPSVSKSEVRRDLPKDPTCWLCAGGG, encoded by the coding sequence GGGACCCTTGCGCGTCTGCGTGTCGACCGCGCCGATCGGGCGTGGCTTCACGAACGCGGGGGAACCGGTCTGAGTGGTGGCCTCGCTTCGGCGCACGTCGTGCTCCTCGGCTGTGGCTCTCTGGGAGCAGGTGTGGCAGGCCTTTTGGCCCGCGCCGGAGTGGGCAAGCTGACGCTCATCGATCCCGACACTCTGAGTTGGGACAATGTGGCTCGACACGCGCTCGGAGGCGACTCGATCGGGCGTCCCAAAGCGCTTGCGGTTGCGGCGAGCCTGCGCTCTCATCTGCCGACGACACCCGAGGTCGTGGGACTTGCAGAGCGTTGGCAGGAGGTCGCTGCGCGCAGCCCGGATCGCCTCGAGGCCGATGTCATCGTGAGCACGATGGCCGCGTGGCCCGATGAATTGGCTCTCGCCGAGTGGCTTCGACCACGCAAAACGCCTCTGGTGCTCGGTTGGCTCGAGCCCGAGGCGGCTGCGGCGCATGCGATGCTCTCGAACCCAGGTTGTCTGGCGTGTAGTTTCTGGCCGTCGGGAGCTTTCCGCCACCCCGTCGCCTTGCCAACGAAATCCTCGGCGCGCCTGGCCGATGGGTGCCACGAGCACTATCTGCCTTATGGGTACGTCGATGTCGTGGCGGCACAGGCTTTGGTCACCCGTCTGGTCATCGATGTCATCGAACGCAAGGTGACGAGGTCGACCCACGTCGCCTGGGTGCCCACGCCCCGGGAGCTCGAGGCTCTTGGCGCCGAAGCCTCGCGCGACACCCGCGACAGCCATGTGGGCGCTCTCCCTTCGGTGAGCAAATCGGAGGTGCGCCGGGACCTGCCCAAAGACCCGACCTGTTGGCTCTGCGCCGGGGGAGGATAG
- a CDS encoding sulfotransferase has product MNHPDTSKAKVHFVLLGHPRSGSTLLLNALREHPGVQAFGEIFQDEPEERRSQLGGLFASYENGMDGAAYLRTHVFHARDDEDLLAIGFKLFYFQAREKPAATAWQYLIDEPRIRIVHLSRAQGVEAFVSLCEAEATGKWHVELDEPPAPTPTPVHVDPEACLAFLDKVQVHNAWVRQAFCKHDVLDLSYERLVRDFSRSLSDVQTFLELPCQSLPLLLRKQGTRPLHHRIANFEELRRRLRHTLHALDT; this is encoded by the coding sequence ATGAACCACCCGGACACGTCGAAAGCCAAGGTTCACTTCGTCCTTCTCGGTCACCCGAGAAGCGGGTCTACACTCCTGCTGAACGCGCTTCGCGAACACCCTGGGGTGCAGGCATTTGGTGAGATCTTTCAAGACGAGCCTGAGGAACGACGCTCGCAGCTGGGAGGGCTCTTCGCGAGCTACGAGAACGGGATGGACGGTGCGGCTTACCTCAGGACTCATGTATTCCATGCCCGTGACGACGAAGATCTCTTGGCCATTGGGTTCAAGCTCTTCTACTTCCAGGCACGGGAGAAACCTGCTGCAACGGCCTGGCAGTACTTGATTGACGAACCCAGGATCCGCATCGTCCACCTGAGCCGCGCCCAGGGGGTTGAAGCCTTTGTATCGCTCTGCGAAGCCGAAGCGACGGGGAAGTGGCACGTCGAACTCGACGAGCCGCCCGCGCCCACCCCGACTCCCGTTCACGTCGACCCGGAGGCGTGCCTCGCGTTCTTGGACAAAGTGCAGGTTCACAATGCTTGGGTACGGCAAGCCTTTTGCAAACACGACGTCTTGGATCTTTCGTACGAAAGACTGGTCCGTGACTTCAGCCGGTCTTTGTCTGACGTTCAGACCTTCCTTGAGCTTCCATGCCAATCCCTGCCCCTACTGCTGAGGAAGCAGGGAACTCGGCCCCTGCACCACCGCATCGCCAACTTCGAGGAGCTGAGACGCCGTCTCCGACATACGCTTCACGCGTTGGATACGTGA
- a CDS encoding SPASM domain-containing protein has translation MGKQHFVILTSGRSGSTLLVEALRGAGVAAYGELLHDEPDVRREHTFGEVTPIADGQEGSAFLQSFFAGERTTGFKLFYEQARIGPIASAWDYLVEHREIAVVHLVRRDLLAAWVSYEVARRSGVWTRSRGAPLPPPVEPFEIDPEELSAYFDRVTAQRSWARRAFRHHAFLELGYERGLRDRYGPTIADVLAFLQAPGSAPVEPPQAPLLRRPLHEQVVNLQALRDRFRATPYEALLPPLQASPSARETHPGFCPRPFEFLGVDAKGKLRVCCEDWLPTPIGDVREGNLQEQWNSQTAEAIRESVLDGSYRYCDRAQCPDLVRGSLVPLEKVRAQTHQAWVRTGATILANPPATLSLGYDPTCNLRCPTCRSDFISLEGSAFENAAVTQKIVLEAFLGTARTVIVTGHGDAIASRLYRQFLRTFDASVHPGVKILLMTNGLTLDADMWASFASAHGAISGVSISVDAATPETYKVNRGGSFLKLRRNLAFLGGLHREGILDFLEISFVVQTNNFHEMPAFVQLAREMGCSTVLFMKFIHWPGTFDEDEAQKRSVHLETHPLHAAFLRVLADPSLGDPDIDLSNLASLRAPLLSSPRDLGT, from the coding sequence ATGGGAAAGCAACACTTCGTGATCCTCACGAGCGGCCGCTCGGGCTCGACGTTGCTCGTTGAGGCGTTGAGGGGTGCAGGGGTCGCCGCGTACGGCGAGCTTCTTCACGACGAGCCCGACGTTCGCCGCGAGCACACCTTCGGGGAGGTCACACCGATTGCTGACGGACAAGAGGGCTCCGCGTTTCTCCAGTCCTTTTTCGCCGGCGAGCGCACGACAGGATTCAAGCTCTTTTACGAACAAGCCCGCATCGGGCCCATCGCCTCGGCTTGGGACTACCTCGTCGAGCACCGGGAGATTGCGGTCGTTCACCTCGTTCGACGAGACCTCCTCGCCGCATGGGTGTCGTATGAAGTTGCGCGCCGAAGCGGTGTGTGGACGCGTTCAAGAGGCGCGCCGCTCCCCCCGCCGGTCGAGCCGTTCGAGATCGATCCGGAGGAACTTTCGGCTTACTTCGATCGCGTCACGGCGCAACGGAGCTGGGCAAGGCGAGCCTTTCGGCACCACGCGTTCCTCGAACTTGGGTACGAACGTGGCCTTCGCGACAGATACGGGCCAACGATTGCGGACGTGCTCGCTTTTCTACAAGCCCCCGGGTCTGCCCCTGTAGAGCCCCCTCAAGCGCCTCTCCTCAGGAGACCTCTCCATGAACAGGTGGTCAACCTGCAAGCCCTTCGGGACCGCTTTCGAGCCACGCCCTACGAGGCCCTGCTTCCCCCGCTCCAGGCGAGCCCATCTGCCCGGGAGACTCACCCGGGCTTCTGCCCCCGGCCTTTCGAGTTCCTGGGAGTCGACGCCAAGGGAAAGCTGCGCGTTTGTTGCGAAGACTGGCTCCCCACGCCGATCGGTGACGTGCGGGAAGGCAACCTTCAAGAGCAATGGAATTCGCAGACGGCAGAGGCGATCCGCGAATCCGTCCTCGATGGAAGCTACCGGTACTGCGACCGTGCGCAGTGCCCAGATCTCGTGCGCGGGTCCCTGGTTCCTCTCGAGAAGGTTCGCGCGCAAACCCACCAGGCCTGGGTGCGAACGGGTGCAACCATTCTCGCGAATCCGCCGGCAACACTCAGCCTTGGATACGACCCTACGTGCAACTTAAGGTGCCCGACCTGTCGGAGCGATTTCATCTCCTTGGAAGGTTCAGCGTTCGAGAATGCGGCGGTGACACAAAAGATCGTGCTCGAGGCCTTCTTGGGAACCGCTCGCACCGTCATCGTGACGGGACATGGCGACGCCATCGCGAGCCGCCTCTACAGACAATTCCTCCGAACCTTCGACGCCTCCGTTCACCCCGGCGTGAAGATCTTGCTCATGACCAATGGGCTCACGCTCGACGCCGACATGTGGGCGTCTTTCGCCTCCGCCCACGGTGCCATATCCGGGGTCTCGATATCTGTGGATGCTGCGACGCCCGAGACCTACAAGGTGAACCGGGGGGGCAGCTTCCTCAAGCTACGACGCAACCTCGCGTTTCTCGGGGGGCTGCACCGCGAGGGCATTCTGGATTTCCTCGAGATCAGCTTCGTCGTTCAGACCAACAACTTCCACGAGATGCCCGCCTTCGTCCAGCTGGCTCGCGAGATGGGGTGCTCGACCGTGTTGTTCATGAAGTTCATTCACTGGCCAGGCACCTTCGACGAAGACGAAGCCCAGAAACGGTCGGTTCATCTCGAGACACACCCGCTACACGCTGCCTTTCTCCGCGTACTTGCCGATCCTTCCTTGGGAGATCCAGACATCGACCTCAGCAACCTGGCGAGCCTTCGCGCCCCCCTCCTGAGCTCACCACGGGACCTGGGGACATGA